Below is a window of Lepisosteus oculatus isolate fLepOcu1 chromosome 8, fLepOcu1.hap2, whole genome shotgun sequence DNA.
CCCGGAGCTCACAGATTCCCGAATCCCCCCCCCGAGAGTCCACCTGAGCTGTCAATCACACAATGAACCTACTGTAACCATTTGCTTAGGCACATAAGGGGGTGTTTCCTAAGGCCGTTTACTGCTGATATTTCAAAACTTTCACTTCAGTAGAAGTACAGTGTCTTACAAAACACTTTGGAGCCTGGTAAGAAATTCTCCAATTAAGCAGTAATTATCTCCACTCTATAGCTGAGAGCTCTGGTCACCACAGCCCAGGGGAACCCTGCAGGAATGCGGTCTTCCCCACCTGGGGTTTGCTCTAGAGATGATGGGCCTTGTGGAGCATCACAGCCCTGCACTCACACCCAGCTCAGCACAGGACTTTGAGCAGCCGAGTTACTGGAAGTCAGAACGTGTTCTTGTTAACCTTGACCTACCCACAATATAAGGACAATGAGATGAGCGCAGCAGAATACATCACAGCACGATATCACAAGACAAATTCCTCCCATGATATGGCTTATTATACAAGCCGTTTCCCTGAAGGATAAGAACTGACCTCGGCAGAAGGAGTTCCCAATGATAGCTGGAACATTAAATACTTCAACCTACAGCCACGGGAACATGGAGTGCCTGTAAAGAAGACTTAGCCTTTTCActcctttattattttttaaattatggatATTTCTAGGTTTTAAGACTCCCCTTTATTGAAAGGGGAGACAAAGCAAAGTTATTACGGGaaaagtaatttaaagaaacatgAGATCATGTGCATCTCTCTTCTAAGAGAGGAACCAGAATGGCCATGATTGGATGCAGCACAAGAGCAAACATCTAAACCAGCTGACCTGGTCACGCAGAACAGTaagaggacagaaatgaaagtttttccagggatgcatttttttttaaattgcaggcACAGTTTCAACCCCTTTTACAGAAGCAGATTTTCTTCATTGATTTCATTAATGATCCACTAGAAAAGTTGATTTCATGGAAAGAAGCAGTACAGCACCTTATAAGAACATGTACAGTTCTCCAAGAGAGGGGTCCCCCAGACATTTGAGCTCTCAGTTACATACCCAAACCCTAATAACTGCTAATCAATATCATAACTGATAATAGGATTAATCTAAATTCTTCCCCAGCTTCAGGCTCCCAAACACAGTTTGTCTTTTAACTAATGCGTTTCATAAACGTCTGCTTTATCAACAGGTCGAGTTGAAAAACATCTGACGGAAGTTCCAATCAAGAAACCCATTGGTTCAATGAAGTAAAGGTCTGGATTTTACTCCGAGAGTTCCCTCCTTTCCCTCATGGGAATCAGTTCGACACCTGCCAGAGGCCAGGcccaaaagagaagagaaaggtCAGGATTCGTTGTGGAGATCATTCTTAGCGACATTCATTTTCCCTGTTTCAATCGCTTCACAGCTGTCGAGTCCACTGTGAAGTGTTCACCTTTCTTCCCGGCCCACGAACATCTTGCAACTTTTCCAGGACTGACAGCAGTGCCAAGATACTTCCGAAGTTGTAAATAACCTTCTGTACTGTCATGATAAAGAGTTGctgctttatttccttttcacgTGTAGCAATGGCTCGACACGTTGCTGCTCTTTCCTGGGGAGGGTCACAGACAAGTCAGAGGCCATTCTGGCGGTATAAGGCGCAAGGGTGAGGGGGACACCAGTCTGTTGTGAGGCCCACGTGCTCAAACACGAGGCCAATTTAAAGATGCCAACTAACCCAGGTAGCATGCCTTTCGGATTTGGGAGGACAGCAAAGCCATTGGAGACAACACATGCTAGCACAGAgaggacatgcaaactccacacggaaggTACCCCAGGCCGGACCCAGGAGGCAAGAACTGAGAGGCTACCCCATCACATAACTAAACTTTAAAAAGGAAGAGCAAATTAAGGGAGATATAACAGAAGACGCAGATCTGTAACCCGAGTCAACCACCTCACCACAGATGCACTCGCCACTCCCAGCTTGGTTCTTCACAACCCCTCACCAGGACACCAATGCCAGGATGCCAACGTACTCAAGATACTGACATTCCCCGTACACAATAGGGACATCACTACTCAAAGTTAGTAAGAAGAACCGTGACAGCTTGCTTCTCTCATCTACAAATGCGCCACGGCATGTCCCTCTAATCCAGAAGGCCTATGCAGTAAAGAGGTCTGTTGATGTTTCACCTGACTATCCCCTGTGCTAAAACAGAATTGGGTTTGCTGAAAGAAATAaggaactgaagaaaaaaaaatgcagaagctGATTAaagtttcatattttattatcgAGATCTAGAAATTGATCATATGCAGGGACTTTCCAACGGACTTTTTATCTTGTTTCCAGAACTCCTTCCTTGTTACATTACAATTGCTACATCCCCAGTACAGCTGTTATGCAGTACTGCTGCACAGCACAACTACAGAGCAGTCttcaggaaaaaatatatatattcgcagacacacacaatactcaTGACAGGCAAAAAACTCAGCAAATTAACTAGATCCTGGATTTCAAGATTTATTGGATGAGGACTCTGCAAATGGTTATGCTTTCTATTTTATGGTTATGCTGCTaggcaagaaaaacaaaatgagaattTGCAATGAAAGCGATCACAGGGGAGCACAACACCTGTAATCATTTGAAGTGCTGGATCTAGTGCATTTGAGAAGCTGAAACGCTGGCTTTGATCCCCAATTAAAGGATAAGGATAAGAAAGATCTGCATGAGATCCAACCGGAACAGGAAGTCTGGAAACCTGCAGACAGGAGAACAGGAAGAAGCCCTGACACCTGCAGACAGCACCAGAGGTGAAACAAGGAAAAGAATAACTACGTTacgagtatttttttttttattccactgGAATGCAGTCATGTCAAAAATACCCACAGGCAGTCCTGGCAGACTGCAAACCTAGTCCACTTCTTCCTCCTGGGTTCTGTATTGATGTGTGCAAATTTAATCACGTGCCCATTCATCTTCCCCGCACAGTGTCTACCCAAACACATACATAAGCTAAATATCTAGCATAACAAAATGAGAGGTGGACAAAATTCTGCAAATATTTGTAGGTCTAGGCTCTACACCGGGGGAGGGGGGTGACTCAAGTGTGGGGAAAACAAATGCAAGTGCCTGCTGAGTGTTTAACAGCTTGACCCCCCAGCAGCAGAGCCCCCACTATCTCAGGCAAGCtcctgcgacacgcccacccgTCAGCACCCTTCGGCGCCGAGTGATCCGCAAACTCCGGCGCACCCCGACCGACGGGCTGGCGGCTGGGGAGGCTGCCTCGCTGGCGCCCCCCCTCCAGGCACAGGGGTCCAGGACACGCCTTTCTGCCCCTGCAGATCCAATCGGCCTCCCTTGCTGGTACTGTTGCACATCCTTCTGATTTAAATTTGCACATGGAAGTGATGCAGCAAAGGCACAGTCTCGGGGGGGGGGATATCGCTTGTAAATTAAGGGGTTTCTGGCAAAGGCACATCACCTCCATAGTCTAAGTCTGCATAGAATCAATAACAAATGTGATGTTGCCTGGTCGGGGTGGGGGGAAGGTTTAGATTTTTATTACCAGAACCTGCAAACATTAATGCCATGTAATCTTTAATTTGTATGTACTGCAGCTCTTAAATAAGATGTGTTTTTCGGCCCTGACAGCGGTCGGCAGGAGTCCGGACCGGCAGCCCCGCCTGGTGTCCGAGTACCGAAGGGGGACAGTCGAGAGCAGACGGGGGGGTGAGGTTCCCTCCCGCTCAGCTGCGCGTGCTGTACAGGTCTGCGTCTTCAGGGCTGGCCTGGCCGTGATCCGCCAGCCTGGGGTCAGGGGTGAACCGCGCTTTCACCGGGGCATCTGAGAACACAGAGGAGCAGAAGAGTCGGCGTCGGCCACCATGTGTCCGTTAAGCCAGTGACAGTCACacaaccaccaccaccaccaccaccaccacagagTCTGGCAACACAGATTccgttattatttttaaaaacacatcatgGCTTTTTATGCCCATGCAATCTGGAAGCGGCGAATGGTGAGGCTTCCACCTCCTGTACTGCTCGGAGAGAATGAGTCCTGTAACCAGGCTCCTCCAACGCAGCCCCCTTCTGGCAAGGCCACTCGCCTTTTGCCAGGCTGCAAGCTCTACAGCTCCTGGTGGGTGAGGGAGTAGAGCATCTCCCGCCGATAAGAATGGTTACAGACCAGAGGAGGCCACTCGGCCCTCCAGTCTGATTGGTAGCTCACTGATCCCAGCATCTGAATGAAGCCAGGGTACAGGCCTCAACATGGCTAGGCAGCCCAAAATATACCACACTCCAAACAAAGCATTCATACTTTGTATTGCAAAGAGAAAGCGGCAAACTGAGAATTCTAAACTAAGGTGGGAATGTCCCAGTGCATTAAAATGAGCACCCTCCACTTCATTGATACACATTATCTGCATGCACCACCCCAGGGGCAAATGTTATCGTGCACCAGAGCTGCAGTGTCTTATATATTAAAGGCCTGACTCAGGTGACTGAGCAGAAGACTGCAGTGCTCAGGAGACGCatcgggctgttcctgtgcgtTTCTCTCTGTTTCATAGCGAACTGTGGGAAGGGTAGGGGTACACTCATTTACAGAGTGGGTCCCTTTGGTTGCCTGGCGTGCAGTGGTGTGGGTACCTGTGGGTGCGTCAGCTACAGGTGTCACCAAGCCGGAATCACTGGGCAGGACCTCTGGGGCCGAGGAAGACTCCAGGTGCTTTGGAGGGTCGCTGGCCAGGGGCTCAGGAGAGGCTGGGTCAGCGGTGAGAGGGCGGGGCTGTGTTTGAGGGGTGGGAGGAGGGGCTTCAGAGGCCACGCCCTCAGCCACAAGGGGGGCGTCAGCAAGGGGCGACTGCTGGGCAGCCTCTGGCTCAGGACCAGGGACAGGCGCAGGGCTGGGTTCTTCTTTTGCCGAGGCCGACCGCTAggggagacagagacagagggtgAACGTGCAAACGGACCTACAGCAGACTGCGTGACCCCACgcactggagtttgttcaaagACTTGAACAACCTTCTCTCTTTTTCCAGACAGATAATGATGCGTTTTATTATCGGGTTTAATATCCAAAAAGTAATCATTTAAAAAGCGACCGGTCCTGCAGCGGAACACGCACGGTGTCAGGCGGTGACCGCGACGCAGACTGCGCCAGTACCTCTGGGCCCGCCGGTTTGGCTGCGCTCCGTTTCCATAGCGAACTGGCAGCACCGCTGGTCCACTGGCTAGCCGCATACGCCTTCTTGCCCGTCACCTAGGAAACGCACCACGGTCCGTCAGCGCCTGGACTCCGCTGGCAGCGCCCAAGCCCACGAGGGGCACGGAGAGAAAGGGGCAGCACACACAAACGATAGCACGCACACGCATGCAGATATGCGCACACACATGCAAGTATGCACACTCCCTACCCACTCAAACACCTCCCTGGTTTGGGCCTGGAGCGAATGACAACACTGACTCGCCCACAGACTTATAACTACAGTTCGTTTGGACTTCCCACTGCACAGTGACAAGACACCCCACGCCaataaacaaacaacaacaacatcaagCTCTCGGGTTATAATTTGCAAAGGAAGGGTGCGTCGAAAGTTGGATTGccaagcaaaaataaaagcGTCTGTTCCGATCACACTGGTCAGGAACTGACCGGGAAACTTCAGCCCAGAGAAGGACTCGGAACGACAGCTGGTGTGCTAGGAGGAGGTGGGAAAGAGGAGTTACCTTCAGAAAGGCCACTGCCTGCGCTGGGTAGCACACAGCCGCCCCCGCTGCCACCAGGCCCGCGGGGAACACCAGCTTCTTGAAACGGGACCCTGAGCAGAGAGTTTCATATTCACCGTCACTCCTTCCACACAGGCAAAAACACCTCCCTATCGGCTCAGAATGCCAGACCCTTGTGAATTTAGCAAATAAAGGTGATCAAAAATACTGACAGAAGAATAAAACGGACCGCAGGAGCCAAAAAACACGAACCGTAGTTTCCCCAACTAGTCTTTGTTCTATTTCAGCAATACACAACATATGCAAAAACTGTAAACGACTGACGGAAAACCAACCAATCACCTTTCCTTGCCAAGACCAGGCCGGCCAATCCTGACACAGTCATGAGGCTGACCCGGGGCAGAAACCCTGGGGGCGGGTCTCTCAGGTAGATGTAGGTGTCTAAGGGAGAAGAGGTGAAAGGTGAAAGGTGATGGGGGCAGTGCAAGACTGTAACAGCACATACAGAGCGACACAGACCCAGCTCACCTTGCACAAAGTCGACGACGTTTATCACTCCTGTTTTGACTGAAGAACAGGCACCCTGGCGCGAGAAAAACAGAAGATATCGGAGCTCAAGACCTCCCAGCTCATCAGAGAGACTGCCCGGATGGCGCTAGCGGTCGTGGACATGCACCAGACACACGGTGGATGTGTCACTTGTGTCAATACGACAAATCCAATCAAACCGTTTTTTATTGGCTGAATGGGCTGGAGGGCAGCCTGCAGTTCGGGATGAGAGTGGAGATCTCTTCCCAGGGCCCTGCGAATTCCCGCCTCGCGGTCTGAGGGGGAGGACAGGACCCGCAGCTcctgggccgggccgggccaTACCTTGACGGAGCGGACGTAGGGCCGCAGCCCCTCCCTGGCCCCCGCCAGTCCCGTCTGCAGGCGTCCTGGCTGCTCCTCCACGAACTGCAGCTTCTGTGCGGGCGGGGCGTAGACGGACATCTGGCCACGCCGGGGGGGGGGCGGAGAGGGAGCGAGGGAGAGCCGTTAAAAACACCCCCCGCACACGAGAGTTGCCCGCTTGTCTCCTCGCTGCCTGTGCTCAACTCGCAGGACGAGCCCGGCGTGGAGGAGGAGGTCAAAAACACGTAACACTGCGATATTCCCAAGACAAGCGGGGCCAATTTCACTCTCAGGCAGCAGCTAGATCACCGGTATTCAGTCTGGACTGGATGATGCGATCTGAACCAGCTGTTCACTTACGTGGTCTGTATTAACACGGCGTCCAGGCCTTTCCTGATGGAGGACATTCCTCATGTAATCTGGGAGACCGCAGGACCGGCACAGAGGCGCAGTCATTAGCGTTGCTGCCGCGcagcgctggggtcctgggttcaattcccagactcccatctgtgtggagtgagtatattctccctgtgttcccatgggcttcctcccacagtccaaaaacatactggtatgttTATAcgcttttgggaaaactggccctggcgtgagtgtctgccctgtgatggactggcagccTGCCCAGGGCGTcgcctgccttgcacctgttgcttgctgggataggctccggctgccCACACAAACTCTTACTGGACAAAGTGGCTCTAGGGGCTGATGTCAGCAATACTGAAGAGGACTCCGGGTTTAACACCTGATGGCTAAATACTGGGAAACAGCAGCACTTAAGACCGATTAAGTCCACTTCCGATCCAGAAACTAAAGAGATCGAAGGCGGAATGAAGAGCCGTTCCCAGGAGCAGGGGAGAGCGTGCCCTGAGCACACAATGAGGGTACCTGCTTCGGGGACACGAGCCTCTCCTTCTCCAGCGGGTCCCCCGCCGCGCGCACCCGCAGGGCCGCGAGCCCCAGCGCCCCCGGAACCGCCGCcagcgccagcacctgcggaGCAGAGCAGCGCCCCCCGCAGGCAGTAGGTTAACTAGCGCAGCGCTGCAGAAAACTGTGGTGTGTGGAGGCGGGGGAGGGCAATTATATGACAGAGATTTTTATGCACAGCAGTTACGCGGGGCACCTTGATTTTGCAAACGTTCTCGTGTTCAAAGACCTCTGGGATAATGACGAGAACTGGACACAAGAGCACGATCGCTTTGAACGCATCTTGCTGCAACAAGGGATTaagcaacatttttattaaatgaacaagtaacaggtttattccatgctgaaaagagaagagagaaacacaacgtttcggctgtgaagccttcttcaggcgtgtGACacgccgaaacgttgttttctctcttctcttttcagcatgaaataaacctagtCGCAGACTACGCATACTAACGCAGCTACGcacctgaactatttttattaaatacccACAGAACGCTGTAGCTACGTTATCAACTGAAATTTTCAAGTTTGCTGCCACCTGCCGTTCTCGCAGAAGTGCGTCTCATCCAAATGACAGTATAATTCAACAGATTAGTTGTAGTAATCAAACGCAGTTTAGCTACTTTATTACTGTTCTTACGTGTCCTGTCTGAGATAGTCTTACTGAACACGACACACTCAGCAATAACTGCCGAACATGTGACTCACAATCTGATGGGTGATCAAGCATTAATATCACTTTCTAGCGCAAACATGCTTCATAATACTTTAGTTTTTGATAATCATAATTTTAAAGTCTCCACTATGCAGTTTTAACatagcaaaaacatgttttttgcaAGGCGAAAGAGGTTCAGATTGATGTGCTGCATTCACGTGGgtctaaatgtttttataactgacaaaataattgaaatacaaCAATACGGATAAAAACTGTCATGCGattttaatgtttatatacCATATAGCTTCCtacatatttagaaaaaaatgcatgtaGTACGTCAATCAGATTAGAGTTTAACAAGACTGATGATTACTTGGCACACTTTAGACTAAGTGAAATGCCGGCAATCTCCAGCTGCGTCACAAAAGAATCACACTGTTTCcttacaataaaagaaaaaaaaagtttctcatTTAAGTTTTTAACTATCAATAATTTTTTCTCCAAATCTACTCGGGCGAAATGACAGAACAGTAGCTGACAGTAATGAGTCTCTCGAAAGCGATTTAAATGCTATTAAATAAACCCAAACATATAATAATACTTTAACATAAAATAAGATCTTAACCGTTCTTTCTTATAAAAAGGGGTTGGTGGGCAAATAAGTGAATGAAAGCTCCTGTTGCAAATATATCGGGGGAAAAGCTCCCCTCTCACCTTGGCTGCCATGTCACTCCGCCCACCGCTACAACTCGTCACGAAGGACAAAAAGGTTTTAAACCCTCCTTCGTTCAAAATGCGTTTTGCGAGA
It encodes the following:
- the apool gene encoding MICOS complex subunit MIC27; amino-acid sequence: MAAKVLALAAVPGALGLAALRVRAAGDPLEKERLVSPKQMSVYAPPAQKLQFVEEQPGRLQTGLAGAREGLRPYVRSVKGACSSVKTGVINVVDFVQDTYIYLRDPPPGFLPRVSLMTVSGLAGLVLARKGSRFKKLVFPAGLVAAGAAVCYPAQAVAFLKVTGKKAYAASQWTSGAASSLWKRSAAKPAGPERSASAKEEPSPAPVPGPEPEAAQQSPLADAPLVAEGVASEAPPPTPQTQPRPLTADPASPEPLASDPPKHLESSSAPEVLPSDSGLVTPVADAPTDAPVKARFTPDPRLADHGQASPEDADLYSTRS